The nucleotide window GGGGCGGCTTGTTCTTCAGTCAGGAATTACGTGACCTCTTTCTGGCCAACAATAGCGATATTGACGCCACCCTGAATGCAGCCTTTTCTGATCCGGATGTCCTCGCCCGTTATGGTGTGCTGTCGGGCGTTGGTGAGGATTTCTGTGCGGTCAATGAGCTTGATGTCAAGGAAGAGCGCTATGACCTGGAGCTGCAGGATACCCTGCAAATCACGGATCGGTTGCGGCTGGTCAGTGGTCTGAACGTACGCCAGGATCGCGCGCAATCCGAGACCTATCTGTCCGGCACAGAAGAGAACCTGAGTTACCGTGGGTTTGGCAACTTGTCTGCGGAGGTCATTCGTAATGTGCTGGTCAATCTGGGTGGCTATTGGGAGCACGATGAGCTCACCGGCAAGCATTTCAGCCCGCGAGCCGGAGTGAACTGGCGTTTCATGCCGGGGCACAGTCTTCGCTATGTCTATTCCGAGGCCGTGCGGACGCCCGATATTTATGAAGACCGGGCGAAAACCAATATTCGGGCCAACGATTTGCGTGGAGCTTTTGCATCAGACCCTCAGGGGTTGCTGGGCTGGTCGCCGGCGTATTTCTTCGTCACCCGCACCAGTCCGGGCACGCTGGAGTCAGAAGAAATTCGCTCCTGGGAAGTGGGCTACTTTGGTCAGTTACAGGAGCTGGAACTGGACGTTCGCTATTTCCAGGAGTCGCTCACCAACTTGCTGAGCAATTCGCTCAACCTGTTCGAGTTTGTGCCGGCGAATGATGGAGAGGTGTTCCATCAGGGAACGGAGGCACAGCTTACCTGGCGGCCCACCGTAAACCACTTGCTGAGGGCCACGGGGGCCCATATTCATACCCGCACCAATATCAAGACCGAGACCCGTCTGGCAGCCCGAAACAGCGGCAGTATGCTGTGGGCCTGGCAGCTCACCAAGCGCTGGGGTCTCAGTTCAGCCTATTATCTGTTCAATGATTATAATCAGAATACGTTCGAGCGAGTGGATGCCCAGCTCCGCTTTCGGCATCGGCTGGCTGGCTCGGAGGTGGAATGGAAGGCGGTGGCACAGCATGCGCTCAACAAGGCGCCAATAGTGTTTGAAGAGAACCGTTACGCCGAGGACAGGATGTGGCTCGGGGTGTCGGTGAGGTTCTGAGATGAAAGCTCAACATGGATGTTGGTTTTTGCTTCTCTGGCTATTGTCGTCAGCGCAGCCGCTGTTTGCCAGCGAACCCTTGAGGGTCCATGTTCAGGCAGCGGAGGGGCCTTTCAAGAGCGGTTTTGTGAATGCCTTGCAGGCGGGGGATCCGAATATTCGCATTGCGCCCTCCGGCGAACATGCTGAATTGATTGTGGCCCTGGGGGATGAGGCATTCTCTCGTGCTTCCCGTCATGACAAGCCCGTACTGGGTGTGTTTGTGAGTCGGCGCCTGGAGGAAAAATTGCGCCGCAAAGGCTGCCATTGTGCCGCGATCTGGGCGGGGGTCGCCCTGAACGACCAGTTGGCCATGCTGCAACTGATGATGCCCGTGGCTGCGAAGGTGGGCGTGATCATTGGCAAGAACAGCGCCTGGTCGGAAGGTAGTGTCAAGGATTATGGCGGCCGACTTGGTCTGACCCTGTTTCGGATAGACAAACCTGAAGAGCTTGGCCGCGTATTGCGTGAAGAGCTGGGGGCCCTGGACGCCCTGGTATTACCAGTGGATGAAGGCCTGTTTGGGCCGGACAGCGCAAAACTGGTCCTGTTGACCAGCTATCGGCAACGACGCCCGGTGTTTGGTCCGGAGCAGAGCTATGTTCATGCGGGCAGTGCTGCAAGCCTGTTTGCCAGTGGTGGCGATCTGGTCTCCGAAACGCTGATTCAGCTGGACTCATTCAGGGCGCGTCACCGTTTCCGGCGCTCAGGTTTTGTTCATACCCCCTCCGTGATCGTTAACGAACACGTCGCCAACAGTTTTGACATGCGTTTCCACGACTCTGAAGCACTACGAGAAGCTCTCGAGGTGATGCCGTGAAGGCGGGGGCAGGCATCCGCAAGCAACTCCAGTTGCTCGGGGTGGTGCCGGCGTTATTCATGCTCGGCTTGTTGCTGGTGGCGTTGACCTGGCAACGTTTTGAGGATGCGGATCGTGATCTGCAGGCCCTGGGCAGCTTTATGGCTTCCCAGCTGGCGTCCTCTTCCGAGTACGGTGTGCTGGCGGGTAACTACAGCGACTTGCGCCGTCAGGCCCAACTGGCCATGCAGCAGGCCGATCTCCAGTACGTGGTATTCAGGGACAATGACGGCAAGGTGCTGCTGTACGAGGGGCGTGAAGACCGGGTGGCTGGCAGCAGTATTATCGAGTTTCACTCCGGAATTTATCGCCAGCCGCTGATCGATACAGACACCATGCGGGTGTCGGCCAATCACCGGGATGCTCCAGTGCGTATTGGTGAGGTGGTGTTGGGGATGTCCAGCTCCCGCTTGCTGGCGAGGCAGAAGGAGATCCTGCTTGCCAGCCTGATTCCCGCCATGTCGGCAATGATTCTTGGCCTGTGGATCGCCCATTATCTGGCTCGCCAGATTGCCTCGCCGCTGAACTATCTGTCGGGTCTGCTACGCACCCTGCGTGGTGGTGATTACCATGTGCGCGGCACCAGTAATCTGCAGGGTGAGCTGGGTGATTTGCAAAGCGACATCAACCAGCTTGCAGGTAGCCTGGAAGAAGCGCGAATAGACCAGCAGAGTGCCATCAACGAATTGCAGGCTGCGCACAAGCAGGCACAGACTGCCAGCCAGGCGAAGAGCGATTTTCTCGCCATGATGAGCCATGAGCTGCGCACACCCATGAACGGGGTGCTGGGCATGCTGCAGCTGCTTGAGCAAACCCGGCAGAGCGAAGAGCAGCACGAATATACCCAGGTGGCGCTGGAGTCCACTGGCCATCTGCTGGATGTGATCAACGACATCCTGGACTTTTCCCGCATCGAAGCCGGACGCATGGATCTGGACCCGGTCTTCTTCGAGCTGGACCCGTTGCTTGATAATAGCCTTTCCACCTTTCGTTACCTGGCCGAAAAAAAGGGCTTGTATCTGAAGCTGGAAAAGGATGCCTTGATCAGCGGTAAACGGGTCAGAACCGATCCGACGCGCCTGCGTCAGGTGCTCAACAACCTGATCTCCAACGCGATCAAGTTCACCAATGAAGGCGGCATCACCGTGAGTGCTTCCGCCCATCAGGTCCGCGAAGACTGGCTGGACGTGAAGCTGGCGGTGAAGGACACCGGCATCGGTATTCCTGAAGACAAGCAGTCCCGTCTTTTTCAGGCCTTTTCCCAGGTTGACTCTTCTACGTCGCGTCGCTTCGGTGGAACCGGGCTGGGGCTGGCTATTGCGCGCAAACTCAGCGAAATGCTGGGCGGGACGCTGACCCTGTCCAGCTCAGAGGGCGGAGGCAGTACCTTTACGGTGTCGTTGCGGTTGTTCTTCCGGAATGAGGTGAGTGATGATCGCGAGATTGTGCTGATTGGCAACGATGATGCTCCGCGCACCCTGAATGGCCTGGTGCTGCTGGTGGAAGATAACGAAGTCAACCTGATGGTGGCACGTCGTATTCTGGAGCAAATGGGAGTGACCGTGGTTACTGCCGTGAATGGCAGGGAGGCGCTGGCAAAAGCTGAGCAGCGCGATTTCGACTGTATCCTGATGGATGTGCAGATGCCGGTCATGGACGGCATGGAGGCTACACGTCTCCTCCGGCAGTGGGAGCGGGAGCAGGGCAGGGTGCCGATGCCGGTGATTGCGCTGACCGCCAATGCCATGGAAGAAGAGCGCGAGCGTTGCCTTGCTGCAGGCATGAATGCCCATCTGGCCAAACCCTTCCGGCGTCAGCAACTTAGTCGGGTATTGACCCCGTATCTGACCCCTGAACGTGCTCAATCCGGGCGCTGAACTCTCCGTCCTTTAGCCGGGTAGTGACCGTATCCCCCGGCTTCAACTGATTCACTGACCGCATCGCCTGCTTGCCCTTGAAGCTGATGCTGTAACCCCTGGCCAGCGTTTGCAGGGGGCTGGCGGTATCCAGTCGCTTGCTCAGGTTCGCCAACTGAAGTTGCTGCTGTTCCACCTTGCGCAGCACAGGTTGTGGCAGGCGCAGAGTGAGGTTTTCCAGCCGTTGCTGGCGAGCCTCCAGAAGGCGCTCCGGGGAGACCCGTGCCAGGCGCTGCTGGGCGGGCAGCAGCCGGCTTTCCGTGAGTCGCAACTGATGACGGATTTGCCGTTGCAGGCGGGCCTGCAATTCATCCAGCCGCTGGCTGCTCTGTTCCAGGTGGTGGCGCGGTGAGCGCAGTCGCTGGGTCAGATGGCGCAGGCGATCCTTTGGGCCGCGCAGCTGCTGAGCCATGACCCACTTTAGTCTTCGCTGCAGGGTGCCGAAGCGCTGGCTGACCACTGTCAGGTCCGGGCTGACCAGCTCGGCGGCTGCAGAGGGGGTTGGGGCCCGCAAGTCGGCGGCAAAGTCGGTGAGCCCGGTATCGACTTCGTGGCCCACCGCAGAAACGATCGGGATAGGGCAGTCCGCCACCGCCCGCGTCAGGGCTTCGTCATTGAAGGCCCACAAATCCTCCAGTGAACCGCCGCCCCGACCGATAATCAGAACGTCGCATTCGTTACGGGCAATGGCCAGCTGCAGCGCCTGATGAAGCTGGGCAGGGGCTTCGGCGCCCTGAACGGCCGCAGGGTAGATGACCACAGGGATAGATGGACAGCGGCGTTTGAGAACCTGAAGGATATCCCGGATGGCCGCCCCGCTGGGCGAGGTAATCACTCCAATCTGGTTCGGCCAGGCTGGCAGCGACTGCTTGCGCTCCTGGGCAAACAGGCCCTCAGCCTGCAGTTGCGCTTTGAGTGCATCAAATTGCGCCTTGAGTGCGCCCTGGCCGGCCGGCTCCATGTGTTCCACCACAATCTGGAAGTTGCCGCGTGGCACATACAGAGTGACTTTGGCGCGCACCAGCACCTGCTGGCCGTTCTGGGGGTTGAAATCCACCAGCCTGTTACGATTTCGAAACATGGCGCCGCTAATCTGGGCCCGGCTGTCCTTGAGACTGAAATACCAGTGGCCGGAAGAGGGGCGGGAAACGTTGGAAAGCTCCCCCTGGAGCCAGATGACGGCAAAGGAGCCCTCCAGCAGGCCCTGGGCTTCCAGGTTCAGCTGGCTGATGGACAAGGGGTCGGTGCGGGATGAAAAGCTCATCGCGGGAGAGTAGCGATTTTCGTTGTACTCTGCCACTGTCTGGATTGTGTACAAGGCGCACAATGACGTATAATCGCCCGCTTAATTTCCGGGGGTGGCCAAGGTAAGGTCGCCTTAACCGGCGGCACCCGGTCCTCCTCCTTAACTCCGGGTGCGCCTGACAGAATCCCAAGCGGATGGCTGCTCAGGCTCTCCCCTCACTTCCTACGGTGCAATATGCTCAGAATCGTGCAAGAGGCATTGACGTTCGACGACGTTCTGCTTGTGCCCGCCCATTCCAATGTGCTGCCCAAGGATGTGTCCCTGAAGAGTAAGCTGACTCGGGACATTTCACTTAACATCCCGCTGGTCTCCGCAGCCATGGACACGGTCACCGAGTACCGTCTGGCCATCACCATGGCCCAGGAAGGCGGCATTGGCATCCTTCACAAGAGCATGGATGTGGAAGAGCAGGCGCGTAACGTGCGCATGGTGAAGAAATACGAGTCCGGCGTGGTGAAAGATCCGATCACCATCGGCCCGACCGCCACCGTGGCCGAGCTGCTCCGTTTGACCGAAGCCAACAATATTTCCGGTGTGCCGGTGGTCGAGGGTGACAAGGTAGTTGGCATCGTGACCAGCCGCGATACCCGCTTCGTGACCAATTTCGACCAGTGTGTTCAGGACATCATGACCGGCAAGGACCGGTTGGTGACCGTGAAGGAAGGCGCGGGTGCAGACGAAGTGCAGCTGCTGCTGCACAAGAATCGTATTGAGAAGGTGCTGGTGGTCAATGATGCTGGCGAGTTGCGCGGCATGATCACCGTTAAGGATATCGAGAAGGCCCGCAAATATCCCAATGCCTGCAAAGACTCCCAGGGCCGCCTTCGTGTCGGCGCGGCTGTCGGTACGGGTGCAGGCACCGATGAGCGCGTTGCTGCACTGGTCGAGGCCGGGGTGGACGTGATTGTGGTCGATACGGCCCACGGTCATTCCCAGGGTGTGCTGGATCGAGTGGCCTGGGTGAAGAAACACTTCCCGGAAGTGCAGGTTATCGGTGGCAACATCGCCACTGCTGCTGCCGCCAAGGATCTTGTGGCAGCGGGTGCTGATGCCGTGAAAGTCGGTATCGGCCCGGGTTCCATCTGCACGACCCGTATTGTGGCCGGCATCGGTGTGCCGCAAATTACTGCCATTTCTGATGTGGCTGCTGCACTGGAAGGCACCGGGGTTCCGCTGATTGCCGATGGAGGCATTCGCTTCTCCGGCGACATCGCCAAAGCCGTTGCGGCCGGCGCCAGCGCCATCATGATCGGTTCACTGCTCGCGGGTACAGAAGAAGCGCCTGGCGAGGTGGAGCTGTATCAGGGCGGTTACTACAAGGCCTACCGTGGCATGGGGTCTCTGGGTGCCATGTCTGGCAAGACTGGCTCTTCAGACCGTTATTTCCAGGATGCTTCAGCTGGTATCGAGAAGCTGGTGCCGGAAGGTATCGAAGGTCGGGTTCCGTACAAAGGCCCGATGAGTGCCATCGTCCACCAGCTGATGGGCGGTCTGCGTGCCTCCATGGGTTACACCGGTTGTGGCACCGTGGAAGAGATGCGCACCAAGCCGGAGTTCGTGAAGGTGACCAACGCCGGTATGAAGGAATCCCACGTTCACGACGTGACCATTACCAAGGAGGCGCCGAATTACCCGGTTGGGTGATTCCGGGCCTGTCGTGACTTGAGAGGGGTCGGACGTTCGAAGCCGGACGTCTGACGCCAGAACCGGTCGGGGTTATCTCCGGCCGTTTTGCTTTTAGTGTCCGACGTCAGACATGCGACGTCCGACCTGTTACCAACAAGGCCCGGCCTAACCGTCGGCAACCACCGCGGGATAGAACCCCATGCAAGACATCCATGCCCAGCGCATTCTCATTCTGGACTTCGGTTCCCAGTACACCCAGCTGATCGCGCGTCGTGTGCGTGAGATCGGTGTTTACTGTGAGATACGTGCCTTCGACATGACCGCTGAGGAAATCAGCGAGTTTGCACCCAAGGGGATCATCCTCTCCGGTGGCCCTGAATCCGTAACGGCCGCAGAGACGCCGCGTGCACCGCAGGCGGTGTTTGAGGCGGGTGTGCCGGTGCTGGGTATTTGCTATGGCATGCAGACCATGGCGGAGCAGCTGGGCGGCAAGGTGGTGGCTGGCGAAAAGCACGAGTTCGGCTACGCTCGCGTTGAAAAGGCTGAAAAGAACAGTCTTCTGGATGGCATTGTCGATCACGAAGAGCACGGCAAGGAATTTCTGGACGTGTGGATGAGCCATGGTGACCGTGTTGGCGCCACCCCGGAAGGATTCAAGGTGATTGCCACTACTGGCAGTTGTCCGATTGCTGCCATGGCCAACGAAGAGAAACGTTTCTTCGGTATCCAGTTTCATCCGGAAGTGACTCACACCCTGCAGGGCGGTCGTCTGCTTGAGCGTTTCGTGCGCGAGCTGTGTGCCTGTGAAGCGCTGTGGACCCCGAGCAATATCATCAACGATGCCATTGAAACCATCCGTGAGCAGGTGGGTGGTGATGAAGTGATTCTGGGTCTGTCAGGTGGTGTGGATTCTTCCGTGGTCGCGGCCCTGCTGCACAAGGCGATCGGCGAGCAGCTCACCTGTGTGTTTGTGGACAACGGTCTGCTGCGTCACCAGGAAGGCGATCAGGTCATGGAAATGTTTGCCGACAACATGGGTGTGAAAGTGATCCGTGTGGATGCCGAGGACAACTTCCTTGGCAAGCTGGCGGGCGAGGCGGATCCTGAGAAGAAGCGCAAGATCATCGGTAATACTTTCATCGAGATCTTTGATGAAGAGGCCGGCAAGCTGAAGAATGCCAACTGGCTGGCCCAGGGCACCATCTACCCGGACGTGATCGAATCTGCCGCCAGCAAAACCGGCAAGGCGCACGTGATCAAGAGTCACCACAATGTGGGCGGTCTGCCAGAAGACATGAAGCTCAAGCTGGTCGAGCCGCTGCGCGAGTTGTTCAAGGATGAAGTGCGCAAGATCGGTCTCGAGCTGGGGCTGCCCTATGACATGGTTTACCGTCATCCCTTCCCGGGACCGGGTCTGGGTGTGCGCATCCTTGGCGAAGTGAAGAAAGAGTATGCCGATACCCTGCGTCTGGCAGACCATATCTTCATCGAAGAGCTGCGTGCTGCGGGCTTGTACCACAAGACAAGTCAGGCGTTCGCGGTGTTCCTGCCAGTGAAGTCCGTGGGCGTGGTGGGCGATGCCCGTCGCTACGAATACGTGGTAGCGCTGCGCGCGGTGGAAACCATCGACTTCATGACGGCTCGCTGGGCACATCTGCCCTATGAGTTCCTTGAACTGGTTTCCAGCCGTATCATCAACGAAATCCCGGGCATTAGCCGGGTGACCTACGACATCTCGTCTAAACCGCCAGCTACCATTGAGTGGGAGTAAGCAGGTGTAAGTAAAAAAGGCGGCCACGGGCCGCCTTTTTTATGCGCATTGAGGTCCCATTAGGAGCAGATCCTCAATAGATGCGTGATCAGGTCCACCTGCCGGTTGAAACTGTTCTTCTGCAACAGGGCTTTGATGTTGGTGCGGATGGTGCTGACGGCCAGCGCCAGCTCCTCGGCAGCTTCAGCCGTGCTGGCTCCCTTGAGCAGGCAGAGACAGACGCGCGCTTCTGCTTCCGTGGCGTTAATGACCTTGCGGATTTCTGCGGTGCTTGGCGTGCGACAGGCATTGGGGTCGAAAATTTCGACCAATACATTGCGATTATTGCGTTGCTCGTTATGCACCGGGGTAATGGAGAGTCGCAAGGGCAGGGCATCGGTTTGCAGATAAAGGGTGTCGTTGTCGTCCAGCGCGGAGGTCTCACCGGTAATGAAGAGCATCAGCTGGGTGTAGAAGCTTTTGGCAAAGGCTTGATCCCGGAACTCGATCTCCTTGCTGTTTTCATTCACCTTGAAGACCTGATAGCGACGGCCAATATCCAGGAATGACGGGCTGGCACTGATCAGTAACGTCACTGGAGAGAACACGGCCACGGGTTGTCTGAGGACGGCAATGCTGCTTTGCAGATCCTTGAAGATCTGCTCTGAGCGATGCAGCCGCTCGTAGAGGTCCAGTGCAATCTCGGCATGTTTCTTCAGGCGAGACAGCAATGCCATCTCCTGCTTGCTGAAGATCGGGCTGCCCTTGTGCCGGTTGAAGACCAGAATGACCTGCTGCTGGTATTTATTGGTAAAGGCGATGGCGGCGCTGTCGATAATGCCGGCAGCACGAATCCAGGTGCGAGTGAAATTGGACATGCCATCGAATACATCCCGGTCCGGATCCCCGTCCGCATAACTGAACAGGGCGTTGGGGCCCTGCTCCAGGGCCCGGGCTATGGCCTCATCCTTGAAGACCAGGCCGGTCTTCAGCATCAGGGGAACCACGCCAGGGGGGTAGCCGACGGCCCAGCCATAGAGGCCTTTGAGCTGAGGTTTCTTCTGAATGACTGCCAGGCAGCAGCTGGCCAGGTCCAGTTCTTCCCGGATGCGGCACAGGAAGGGGTCAAAGCCGTCTTTATGCTCTACGCAGCTGTAGAGGCTGGTGACAAGGTTGTCCAGCTTGTCGATGGCATCCCCCGGCCCAAGCCACTGCGAGTCTGTCTCGCGCAAACGATTATGGCCAGGATCGCTGTTATGGCCTTGCTTGTCCGTTACCATCGCTGTCTTTTGTCCCCCATTGCTAACCCATCTGGAACATTACAAGCTGACCCCGGAATGTTAAATGGTTCAAATTATCCGAAACAGGGTTGGGTTGGCCAATCAGCGTGCCCATCACGCATCACGGTGTCTTGCTTGATTATACGGTGGGGTGGCCATGGCTAGCCGGCCATGGTGGTCGGGGAGCTCCGGGGGTAATGAAGATGCTTGAAAAATAGCCGGATTTGCTTAAAATACGCAGCCTTCCCGGCGTACGGGACGATGATGCACTCCTCTGGGGTTGTGCGTGACGTCTCACCACCGGGCAGAGTTCATTCCGTTTCAGTCAGTTGCGTGCTCCAGCCCACGGGTTTGGGGTTGTTGTGCCCGTTGTGGTGGCATACAATGCGCGCCTTACTGAGGGGACGAGGCTAGTCGCCTCATTGTCGATAATAGATTGGAGGTTCACGACATTAAGCGTGGAGGCAATAAGGGCCGCGAGCAACGCGCCCGAATTAATCAGCAAATCCAGGCAACCGACGTTCGGTTGATCGATGTGGACGGCGAACAGCTGGGAATTGTGACCCTGCAGGAAGCCCTTGAGAACGCCACTTCTAAACAGCTGGATCTGGTAGAAATCTCCCCTGGTGCGGAACCGCCTGTTTGCCGAATCATGGATTACGGCAAACATCTGTTTGAGGCGAAACAAAAGGCCAAAGACGGGCGCAAGAAGCAGCGTCAGACTCAGGTCAAGGAAATCAAATTCCGTCCCGGCACCGATATCGGCGACTATGAGGTGAAACTGCGTAACCTCAGAAGGTTCCTCGAGGCCGGCGACAAAACCAAGATTACCGTTCGCTTCCGCGGCCGGGAAATGGCGCACCAGGAGCTGGGCCGGGATCTGCTCGAGCGTATCGAGAAGGACCTGGAAGAAATCGGCACTGTTGAGCAACGCCCGAATATGGAAGGTCGCCAGATGATCATGGTGATCGGCCCGGGCAAAAAGAAGAAGTAACCTTTCTGTAGCTGAAAGGTTACTGCATTAACTAACCAACTTGAGAAGGTACCATGCCTAAGATCAAGACAAATCGTGGGGCTGCCAAGCGTTTCAAAAAAACCGCCTCCGGTTTCAAGCGCAAGCAGGCATTCAAAAACCACATTCTGACCAAGAAGTCCTCCAAGACTATCCGTCAGCTGCGTCCGAAAACCGAGGTACATGAGTCTGATGTAGCTCTGGTTAAACGCATGATGCCCTACGCATAACTGATACGGATCTGGAGACTGAAAAATGGCACGAGTAAAACGTGGTGTGCAGGCCCGTCGTCGGCACAAGAAGATTCTCAAGCAGGCTAAAGGCTACTACGGTGCCCGCAGCCGTGTTTATCGCGTAGCGGTTCAGGCCGTTACCAAAGCCGGTCAGTACGCTTACCGCGACCGTAAGGTTCGCAAGCGTCAGTTCCGTCGTCTGTGGATTGTTCGTATCAACGCCGCTGCGCGTCTGAACGGCATGTCCTACAGCCGTCTGATCGATGGTCTGAAAAAAGCGTCCATCGACATCGACCGTAAAGTACTGGCGGACATCGCTGTTCGCGATCTGGCGACCTTTAGCGCTTTGGCCGAAAAAGCCAAAGCGAGTCTTGCCGCCTGATTCACTGTTAAGCAATAGCCTGACAGTACACTAACGGGGGAAGAGCTCGCGCTCTTCCCCCGTTTTTGTTTAAAAGACCAGCTACAAGCTACAAGCTGCAAGCTACAACACGGTTCGCAACTGTTGCCACCCGAAACCGCTTTCCCTGCGCCGCTAAGTTCGGGCGCGGCATTGAAGCTTTCGAATAGCACAGCGCTGGAGCCGCGTTGAAGCTTGCAGCTTGAAGCTTGCAGCTTTTAAAAGACTGCGGAGTCTTCAATGGAAAATCTCAATGCCCTGGTCGACGCTGCCCTGGCAGAAGTCGAACAAGCTGGCGATATCCGGGCCCTGGACGATGTACGGGTGAAGTACCTGGGTAAGAAGGGGGAAATCAGCGCGCTGATGAAGGGCCTGGGCAAGCTGAGCGCGGAAGAGCGTCCCCAGGCTGGTGCGGTGATCAATGAGGGTAAGGAAAAGGTGCAGGGTGCCATTTCTGCTCGCAAGACCCTGCTGGAAGAGGCGGCTCTGGCCGAGCAGCTGGCCAGCGAAACCGTGGATGTAACCCTGCCGGGTCGTGGTGACATGCCGGGCAATCTGCACCCGGTGAACCGCATGCGTCGCCGCATTGAGGATTTCTTTCTGCGCCTGGGCTTTGATATTGCCGAAGGGCCGGAAGTGGAAGATGATTTCCACAACTTTGAAGCCCTGAATATCCCGTCCCATCACCCTGCGCGGGCCATGCACGACACCTTCTATTTTGGTGATGGTCGACTATTGCGTACCCACACCTCGCCGGTGCAGGTGCGGGTGATGGAGCAGGGCAAGCCGCCGTTTCGGATCATCGCGCCGGGCCGGGTGTATCGTTGTGACTCCGACCTGACCCATACCCCCATGTTCCACCAGGTCGAAGGCCTGTTGGTGGACAAGGACATTACGTTTGCCGACCTGCGTGGCACCGTGGCCGAATTCCTGCGCTTCATCTTCGAAGTGGAAGACCTGCCGGTGCGTTTCCGTCCCAGCTATTTCCCGTTCACCGAGCCCAGCGCCGAAGTGGATGTGGGTTGTGTCAGCTGTGGTGGTGAAGGCTGTCGGGTGTGTTCGCATACCGGCTGGATCGAGATCATGGGCTGCGGCATGGTGCATCCCAAAGTGCTTGAGCACGGTGGTGTGGACGCCAACGAGTACAGCGGTTTTGCCTTCGGCATGGGTATCGAGCGGATCACCATGCTGCGCTATGGCGTCAATGACCTGCGGCTGTTCTTTGAAAACGATACCCGTTTCCTGTCCCAGTTCAGCTAACGCCCGCAAACACGTTTAAGGAATTCGAAAATGCTAGTGAATGAAGCCTGGTTGCGGGAGTGGGTGAACCCCGCGGTCGATACAGACACTCTGGTCAAACAGCTGACCATGGCAGGCCTGGAAGTGGACGGTGTGGAGCCGGCGGCACCGGAGTTTTCCGGCGTGGTGGTGGGTATCGTGGAAAGCTGCGAGCCGCACCCCGACGCGGACAAACTGCGTGTCTGTCAGGTGT belongs to Alcanivorax sediminis and includes:
- a CDS encoding type 1 periplasmic-binding domain-containing protein — its product is MKAQHGCWFLLLWLLSSAQPLFASEPLRVHVQAAEGPFKSGFVNALQAGDPNIRIAPSGEHAELIVALGDEAFSRASRHDKPVLGVFVSRRLEEKLRRKGCHCAAIWAGVALNDQLAMLQLMMPVAAKVGVIIGKNSAWSEGSVKDYGGRLGLTLFRIDKPEELGRVLREELGALDALVLPVDEGLFGPDSAKLVLLTSYRQRRPVFGPEQSYVHAGSAASLFASGGDLVSETLIQLDSFRARHRFRRSGFVHTPSVIVNEHVANSFDMRFHDSEALREALEVMP
- a CDS encoding ATP-binding protein, whose translation is MKAGAGIRKQLQLLGVVPALFMLGLLLVALTWQRFEDADRDLQALGSFMASQLASSSEYGVLAGNYSDLRRQAQLAMQQADLQYVVFRDNDGKVLLYEGREDRVAGSSIIEFHSGIYRQPLIDTDTMRVSANHRDAPVRIGEVVLGMSSSRLLARQKEILLASLIPAMSAMILGLWIAHYLARQIASPLNYLSGLLRTLRGGDYHVRGTSNLQGELGDLQSDINQLAGSLEEARIDQQSAINELQAAHKQAQTASQAKSDFLAMMSHELRTPMNGVLGMLQLLEQTRQSEEQHEYTQVALESTGHLLDVINDILDFSRIEAGRMDLDPVFFELDPLLDNSLSTFRYLAEKKGLYLKLEKDALISGKRVRTDPTRLRQVLNNLISNAIKFTNEGGITVSASAHQVREDWLDVKLAVKDTGIGIPEDKQSRLFQAFSQVDSSTSRRFGGTGLGLAIARKLSEMLGGTLTLSSSEGGGSTFTVSLRLFFRNEVSDDREIVLIGNDDAPRTLNGLVLLVEDNEVNLMVARRILEQMGVTVVTAVNGREALAKAEQRDFDCILMDVQMPVMDGMEATRLLRQWEREQGRVPMPVIALTANAMEEERERCLAAGMNAHLAKPFRRQQLSRVLTPYLTPERAQSGR
- the xseA gene encoding exodeoxyribonuclease VII large subunit — translated: MSFSSRTDPLSISQLNLEAQGLLEGSFAVIWLQGELSNVSRPSSGHWYFSLKDSRAQISGAMFRNRNRLVDFNPQNGQQVLVRAKVTLYVPRGNFQIVVEHMEPAGQGALKAQFDALKAQLQAEGLFAQERKQSLPAWPNQIGVITSPSGAAIRDILQVLKRRCPSIPVVIYPAAVQGAEAPAQLHQALQLAIARNECDVLIIGRGGGSLEDLWAFNDEALTRAVADCPIPIVSAVGHEVDTGLTDFAADLRAPTPSAAAELVSPDLTVVSQRFGTLQRRLKWVMAQQLRGPKDRLRHLTQRLRSPRHHLEQSSQRLDELQARLQRQIRHQLRLTESRLLPAQQRLARVSPERLLEARQQRLENLTLRLPQPVLRKVEQQQLQLANLSKRLDTASPLQTLARGYSISFKGKQAMRSVNQLKPGDTVTTRLKDGEFSARIEHVQGSDTGSIPD
- a CDS encoding TonB-dependent receptor plug domain-containing protein; this encodes MEPMEPMMPMSDMPAMVLTPARVSQPQSEAPASVTVIDRNLIEASGARELYEVLKLVPGMSAVKVDGNVPTVAYHGTQARDTRRMLVLLDGRSQYQPGLSRVNWNDMPVDIQDVERIEVTRGPAAAAYGANAFTAVINIITRDPRDISRNSVSVAAGNNGIRDGRAAAAGQSEDMAWRASVARRADEGYDEPFEDAKLPDAKLIETLNSEWLWTADEKNTFAVLAGGSTSRLERVQESGVADIGEYRQDPIQKGERAFLQLEWQHVFSDTHQLKLTGYGQYNNEVTDFKVCYFDPVTGQTGPGGGLFFSQELRDLFLANNSDIDATLNAAFSDPDVLARYGVLSGVGEDFCAVNELDVKEERYDLELQDTLQITDRLRLVSGLNVRQDRAQSETYLSGTEENLSYRGFGNLSAEVIRNVLVNLGGYWEHDELTGKHFSPRAGVNWRFMPGHSLRYVYSEAVRTPDIYEDRAKTNIRANDLRGAFASDPQGLLGWSPAYFFVTRTSPGTLESEEIRSWEVGYFGQLQELELDVRYFQESLTNLLSNSLNLFEFVPANDGEVFHQGTEAQLTWRPTVNHLLRATGAHIHTRTNIKTETRLAARNSGSMLWAWQLTKRWGLSSAYYLFNDYNQNTFERVDAQLRFRHRLAGSEVEWKAVAQHALNKAPIVFEENRYAEDRMWLGVSVRF
- the guaB gene encoding IMP dehydrogenase gives rise to the protein MLRIVQEALTFDDVLLVPAHSNVLPKDVSLKSKLTRDISLNIPLVSAAMDTVTEYRLAITMAQEGGIGILHKSMDVEEQARNVRMVKKYESGVVKDPITIGPTATVAELLRLTEANNISGVPVVEGDKVVGIVTSRDTRFVTNFDQCVQDIMTGKDRLVTVKEGAGADEVQLLLHKNRIEKVLVVNDAGELRGMITVKDIEKARKYPNACKDSQGRLRVGAAVGTGAGTDERVAALVEAGVDVIVVDTAHGHSQGVLDRVAWVKKHFPEVQVIGGNIATAAAAKDLVAAGADAVKVGIGPGSICTTRIVAGIGVPQITAISDVAAALEGTGVPLIADGGIRFSGDIAKAVAAGASAIMIGSLLAGTEEAPGEVELYQGGYYKAYRGMGSLGAMSGKTGSSDRYFQDASAGIEKLVPEGIEGRVPYKGPMSAIVHQLMGGLRASMGYTGCGTVEEMRTKPEFVKVTNAGMKESHVHDVTITKEAPNYPVG